The sequence GAATCTTCACACCCTCCGTCATTATGTCTCCTCACTCAAGTGCCTACAGGGATGAGACAACAAGCAAATTATCATCCATTTTATAGTATTATCTAAACACATTAGTTAAATATGTTATTGGAATGTATACTTGAGGAATAAACATCTCcctgtttatgtatttttgtatatatatgcaCTGTATGCAAAAAGGAGTACTTAAAATCAAAACACACATAGATAGATTGTCAACCATATTGTGGGATCGAGCGCTGAGTAACATGATATCTTTTAGATCCTTGTTTGTGTCACTGAAAGTCATATCGTCCTGTGaccaagcaaaaaaataaaataaaaaaggtaaaataggatttttttaagaatatatattgtaaaatgaaatatatgatatatatatatatatatatatatatatatataagataacaCTATCCATTATTAATGTCAAATTCATATTCTCCTCACTTCGCcttgttataaatatttttttatttattattatttattattttattcgtattacattacattttaacatatgttTTACAATCCCAAAACTTAATTATCACAGCTGTCTCTTTATAATACAATaccaaagagagaaaaaaaatgatttgactTGATTTGCTTGATTGATCGTAGTATTGGCATACGTTTAATAGTACAATCTACAAGAAAGTTTTATAATTCctcacttttcttttctgttcCGTGATTGTTCACCGGCAGCATCACGTTCCTGAAAGGCACCGGTAATCCGCTCGGTCCGTTACGCGCTGCAAGTAACATTCAACAACCGAAAATGATTTATTCGTTTATAAACTTGATATTTCGTTCAGCTGTCTCCGTGAGACTGGCGCAACGCGAGTAATTCATTTAAGCATTACATAACTAAAGTGCTGGTTCTCCGAAACACGATACAAAGTATCTCCAAATGATCAGATCTCACCTTTATACCACAAATCCTAATAAGGCAAATAAAGCCGGAGTCAAAAGATAAAGACACCACACCTGCTGATTCACGATCAGTCACGCTCTCCACACACAGATCTCAACATCAAAAGCAGCAGGTTATGATGTTAGGCTGAATGCGACTAAATGAAcaccagtttgtttgtttgttcctcaATGACATGTGTAGCCTACTTGACGTTTAGTGATCCTCGGTGTGTGTTACTGTTGAACACACTTTATAAACTCCATTATGATCTATTCATCGTTGACCCTTTGCCTCGCTATATCGAACTCTGACGTAATAAAACAACCGACAGCGTCGCAAATGCCACCCACGTCAAAGCGAATAAACCACGGCATCccatcaatataaaatatatataaataaatgtatataaattttaAGAAACCAATGATTTTATACAGCATAGaggcattcaattgatcaaaagtgacagtaaatatacGGTATTTATgttaagatttatatttcaaataaatgctgtatttgtttccactaaaatattaaacagtcCAAATGtaataacactgataataaaagtttcttgggcagcaaatcagcttattagaataatttcatgaatgatcatgtgacactgaagactggaataatgatgttgaaaattcagatttgcatcacaggaataaattccaacttaaaataaagtcaaatagaaaacagttattttaaatgatataataatatttcattattacaatttatcaaTGGAAGTGCTCTAATGTTTGACGGATGTCAGGTAAACGTTTTAAACAAGTGTTCTCTATATGGTTGCTTATGGATTAATGCACATGTATATTTTCAAGCATGCActgataacataaaaaaatattgtgaagtTCAGAAAGTGAAGTCGGACATTTAAGTATTGCTTTAAAGCAGAAGGGTCACAACACAGGTGCCTTTTGTGCTTCTCacatgtgttttttaaaaattagAAGCAAACTCAAATTTCACAAACAGATTTCACCTCTGTGTATTTCAGCTGATCTTGTGCTCAGTGGATTCTGTCAGTGGGGGATGATCCTAAAATGTTAACTATTTTAGGCTAATgtcaaattaaactgtaaaactgCCAACCCAGTTACCTTTCTGAAGACAGGATTATATTTCACTACAGTACTGAACAAAAATCATACAGAACTTTACTTTgaaaatcactgaaaaaaaaaagtcgcaGATAGGCAGACGGCCACAGACCAGCACAGGTCAAAATGTCTGAGACTTAAAATAGTCAACAAGCAGACTTGCGTCAGAGAAAAAAATTAGCCAACACAACATGCCATGGGGCCGCTGAACATCGAAAGGTTTTTGGTTTAgtgtaaatatgcaaataacTCATTCAAAACATGTGTATGTTATTGACACACTGATGTGTATTGCTGGAAGGTTGTACATTGGTCTGTATAAATGTCTATTTGACTCATCAAATTGTTGTAACagctgattttttgttttgtgataagcattttgatattttgataaaataagcCTACTCGATGGATTGCCTTGTAGACATACCCTTTAGCCTAACCATAAAATGTTAACATGGTAAGCATAGGTTccatcaatataaaataaataaaaaatgacacaaaTCTCTGATTTTGAAAGCACCAGGTAGCAccgtaaatattatatataacattcgCGCCCCCTAGTGTACAGTACAATGCATTGCAGTGTTGCAGCTTTCCTCCAGTCCGCTGGGTGTCAGTAGCGAGCGCTGATTTCTTAACCGCGCTTCCGCTCTGCGGCCTCCTTCACGCTTCTGTCATTGCAGCGGCTTGATCCTCGAGCAGTAAGTTCGTGTCGAAATTCATTCGTTTGATAAATATTGAAACGCcgattgtttttatttgaattaataatgAACACTAGGTTTATCTTTCCTGTTAATGATAAATGAAACTGTTTTTGGGTGGTTATATTTGTGTTTATCTTCTAGAAGTCATACGCTGACCTTGTCTTGTTCACTTGGGCATAGAAGGCTTTTCGTTTGAATTGTTCTTATTAACataatttgtgatttaaaaaatggaaaacaattactTTTATGAAAGCTATTTAAATGCGAAAAGGTTTTTCTAAGCTGGTGTCTTTCTGAGTCCTGAATGTTGGTATTCTGTGACTGTTTAGATCTGGATAACATTCATGAAGTGTTTTGCTTTGTATGCAGTTGGGGTAAGTTTGCAGGCTTGTGAAGGATCTTTGTCATTCTGAATAACCGTGTCTGCATGAAATGTTTTGCCAGGAGCAGAGAGATGGCTGGGCGCCGTGCAGCTGTGAAGGCCATCGACTGGGTGGCTTTTGCAGAGAGGGTCCCACCGAACCAGAGGGCCATGTTCAACAGCTTGAAGACCCGCAGTGATTCTGTAGCTGCTAAGTGAGTCTGTCTGCTGGCTCCATGAAGCATGTGAACTGCACAGTTTCAACTAGCTAAATAAACCATCATCATTGTGcccttgtgcaaaaaaaaaaaaaacataggtcaGGTGCAGGTCAATGGACTGTCCCAGTAATAAGTGTACTatatgtaaaagtaaaaataaaaaattagatatACATATACTTGACTAAAGTTGTGTTGATGCACTGTTTAACAATTCTTCTTCCTCAAGATATTGAATAAGTACTTatggattaaaaaacaaaaatctacatGGATTggtttctgtttgtttcagtCCAGTCAGAGCCAGTTCTGTTGTCTAGACAatagtggacaaaaaaaaaaaattctgatattCTACAGTTTCATTCACGATGTAGATCTAATATCACAATGCTTTGCGATTACAACATTgtgaacattgtgaaatattatataatatacaatttgaaataactgctttgtatttgagtgtgtttaaaaatgtaattaattcctgtgatggaaagctgaattttcagcataattcctccagtcttcagtgtcacatgatccttcagaaatcattcttatatgctgatttgctaaaaAATTTTTAAGAgttttcctgcttaatatttttgtgaaaaatgtgatGCACTACTATTCAGATACTTTTAATTAGAAAGGGCACATTTAAATGATGAACTTGATtgcaaagatatttataatgttacacaatttctgtcaaataataaataaaaaaaaaatgaaaaaaaaaaaattaagcagcaaaaactgtcaACATTGATTATGagccattattaataattgagcaaatcagtattttagaatgatttctgaaggattatgtgacactgaggactggaggaaTGCTTTGCCTAAAGGAATATAttcgattttaagattttaagaaaacaattttaaattgtaattttattttacaatattactatttgtactgtatttttttattaaataaacctaGAATCTGTGAGCATATAAAACacgtcaaaatataaaaaaattaaatattcctAACTTTGACTGGTTGTGTGTATAAATGCTGAAATACACAAGCACAGGTTTTTGGGTTTAGATATAGATTTAGAAAATTACAGAAACATTAAATTTCATATCAAACAAGTCAATTCTAATTTGTGCTGAACTATGTTTTACTTGCAGACTTGCGTCCTTGCCAGAGAAACCAGCTCCCATCGACTGGACTTACTACAGGAGTGTTGTGGCTAAAGCAGGCATGGTGGACGAGTTTGAGAAGAAGGTGAGAGCCAGTGATGTCTTGCTTTCCCTTTTCTTGTGTTTCTAGGTGTCTTATCATCTTTTTCCTCCCTGTGTCTCATTCCACAGTTTGCTGACTTGACGGTCCCTCAGCCAGTGGACACTCAGACAGCAAAGATTGATGCCCAGGAGCAGGAGGCCGTGAGTCTCTCCTCATACTTCAGCAAAGCACATATTTTCTACACTGTTATTTAAGTggacacaacaaaaaaaattaacatatttcacttATAGGCAGCCATATAACAATACAGGTTTATAAACCGGAACATTACCCACAACTAGTTTAGACATTTGAATACTTCAGTCAACATTTTTGAGAGCCAATGCAAATTAATGATTGAAGAGGTCAGAGTTTTGAAAACTTGACAATTTTAACATCATTCTGTAAATAGTTACTTTTACTGTACTAGGCCAAATTCAGGGCATTTGCTTGTTCCAGTAGTTATTTGCATGTAATTGTTGTCTCTTAATGTATTTCAGAACAAAACTGCAGCTGCTTATTTGGAAGCATCTAAAGCTCACATTGCTGAGTATGAGAAGGGGGTGAGTTTAACCTGCAGCATTACTGTGTTGATAAAGTCACTTGGCAATTTATTCTAATCTATCTTGGCAAATTAGTCTAAAAGTGCATGTAATTGCCAAACCATTTAATGATTTTGCATCTAGACCAGAACATGATCCCATGGCTTTTGTCATGTGTTTCTAAGAAATAATGACTTCTTGCTGACCCATT comes from Carassius auratus strain Wakin chromosome 3, ASM336829v1, whole genome shotgun sequence and encodes:
- the atp5pd gene encoding ATP synthase peripheral stalk subunit d, mitochondrial, which encodes MAGRRAAVKAIDWVAFAERVPPNQRAMFNSLKTRSDSVAAKLASLPEKPAPIDWTYYRSVVAKAGMVDEFEKKFADLTVPQPVDTQTAKIDAQEQEANKTAAAYLEASKAHIAEYEKGLEKFRNMIPFDQMTIEDLNNTFPETKLDKVKHPYWPHKPIADL